The genomic DNA TGCTGTTCCATTATTCTACCTCCAACACCATTGCTGCCCCTAGGCCACCAGCGGCACAAGCGGTTGTTAAGCCTAAGCCACCACCACGGCGACGTAATTCATTAAGCATTTGGGTAATCATTCGCGCACCGGTGGCCGCAAAGGGATGACCATAAGCAATCGAGCTACCCATTACGTTGAATTTCTCCATATTAATTTCGCCTAGCGCCTTATCGCGCCCAATTGAGCGAGCAAACTCATCGCTGGCAAACATCTTAATATTGGCCAGAGTTTGCGCAGCAAAGGCTTCGTGCATTTCAATTAAGTCGAGATCTTGCAGGCCAATGCCCGCTCTATCCAAGGCAATGGGCGTGGCATAAGACGGCCCCATTAACATGTCTTGCCAAACATCAATACCAGCAAAGGCGTAACTCTTGATATAACCTAAAATCGGCAAACCTAAGGCCTTGGCTTTATCCTCACGCATTAGCATCACCGCCGCTGCGCCATCGGTTAAAGGCGTGGCATTGGCCGCCGTTACCGAGCCATGCTTGCGGTCAAACACCGGCTTTAACTTAGCCAACTTCTCTAAGCTGGAATCGCCTCGCACGTTGTTGTCGCGGCTAATCGAATGGCGATAGGGTTCTGGGTAAGCGGTCATCACCTCAGCATCTAATTTGCCTTCTTCCCAAGCTTGGTGAGCCAAATGGTGTGAGCGCACTGCCAGCTTGTCTTGGTCTTCTCGTTTAATGCCATGGGTCTTGGCCATTTGCTCTGCGGTTTGGCCCATGGAAATACCGGTTGAATATTCTGCTACGGCAGGAGGCACCGGGGCTAAGTCTTTAATTCGTAGTTGTTTAATGATATTCCAACGTTGCCCTAGGCTACGCGCCTTAGATAAATCTAGCAGGCTACGCGCCAGCTTTTTACTCACCCCGATGGGTAATACCGAAGATGAATCTGCGCCACCAGCAATACCACAATCAATGGTGCCGGCCATAATTGACTCGGTCACATTTACCGCCGCTTGAAAGCTAGTAGCACAAGCACGCGACACACTGTATGCGTCGGTAGACACATCTAAGGGCGTGCCTAAGACAATTTCTCGCGCAATATTGGGGGCTGCTGGCATTTGCACCACTTGGCCAAATACCAACTGCTGTATTTCTTTCACATCGAGGTCAACTCGTTTGATGAGTTCATTCACCACCATCTTGCCTAAATCAACAGCCGGA from Agarivorans gilvus includes the following:
- the fadI gene encoding acetyl-CoA C-acyltransferase FadI; this translates as MHQQQSLQTASGARIAVVAGLRTPFARQASAYHGVPAVDLGKMVVNELIKRVDLDVKEIQQLVFGQVVQMPAAPNIAREIVLGTPLDVSTDAYSVSRACATSFQAAVNVTESIMAGTIDCGIAGGADSSSVLPIGVSKKLARSLLDLSKARSLGQRWNIIKQLRIKDLAPVPPAVAEYSTGISMGQTAEQMAKTHGIKREDQDKLAVRSHHLAHQAWEEGKLDAEVMTAYPEPYRHSISRDNNVRGDSSLEKLAKLKPVFDRKHGSVTAANATPLTDGAAAVMLMREDKAKALGLPILGYIKSYAFAGIDVWQDMLMGPSYATPIALDRAGIGLQDLDLIEMHEAFAAQTLANIKMFASDEFARSIGRDKALGEINMEKFNVMGSSIAYGHPFAATGARMITQMLNELRRRGGGLGLTTACAAGGLGAAMVLEVE